Below is a genomic region from Rosa chinensis cultivar Old Blush chromosome 5, RchiOBHm-V2, whole genome shotgun sequence.
AATCAGTGTGAAGTGCTTCAAATAACATAACAAACAAGTCAATCATTTACACACAtgctaaaaacatagaaataaaaaataacgaTTGCAGCCAAATTGATACGAGTCAATGAAAATACACAAAGTTCACAATTTCACCAAGAGGATTCTTATAATCGAAGTCACATGTATTTTAAATGATAAAGACTGCTGGAACCCTCAACCTTCACAAGAGTTCAATGACCAGGATATTGGAAAACAACATTCCACGAACAACTCATGAATATAATTTTAGAGACTGGGGATTTATGGAATATTACCATACTTACTCCTAATCAAAGTTCAAGTATGGTGCACTTACTAAAACCACATCAGTAGTTTCATAGAATATTACAAGAAACATACAGTGGTGCACAAGAAACATACAGGGAGAGACTTTGAGAATTACCTTAATCATTAAGGCCACAGCTTAACCAATCACTGCTTGCATGGTGTCTGCAAGGCAACATTAGAATCGAAGCAAAGAAAGTAAAGCATCTGCAAGTCTATAATTGGTCTCATGTTTTGATTTTCCCCAAAATTGAAGTAAGCGGCAAGAAGATCAATGATGAACGTCTTTTGGCTTTTCTATTCTCTGTTCAAATTGTGGTACCGTACAGCGCatgaataaaagaaagaaaaaaaaattgaactttgGCAAGTCAATCTTAAAACATACATGGCAGCAAAATCACCTTTCAAGTAGCCACGTTAAACTTGGAGGTGGAGGAATGTTCAAGACCTGCACATAAGGACAAAGAGATTTAAAACGTATATATTTGAACTATGATTGTCAAAATGTGCTGCAAGCTTGCTTTGAATACGAGTTAGACAACAAAGACCAAGAAACAATGTCCAGGTGCTTTGAAGAATAATAAGTTTAATTAAGCTTTTATCTTCCCTCTCACTTTGATCATAAGGCGGTGGTTTGATAATGCAAAATGGTGGTTCAATAATACAAGAAGACCAAACAGAGGCCATGCCAAAGTGATAAGTTTATGTCTTTTGTTTGGTGGTGGAAAACTGATCAATATACATGAAGTgataaatatacatgaagacAAAATCTCATATGCAATtaaaacataattatcaaatatgGTGTGTTGTAGCTTTGTTTATGAATGGAAGCTAAAGACCAAAGAAACCAAGAGACAATCATGCCTAAAGAATAATAAGAGTAGCAAAGCTTTGGAGTTTCCTCACATTGTTCATGAATCGGTGGTATATTTAAAGCATAAATTGGTGTAGCGGTGCGATGCTCAACAATTTTAGGTTTGAAATTATTATGATGACATTAGGATTGCACATCTATTTTGCAATAAGCATATCAAAGCTAATGTTTCAACATCATTACGCATTTGACTTACCTACTAGCTTTACAATTTCAAAAAGGTTGTCTATATTATTCCCTTTAAGAGCACTAATATTTGAAAaattgataagaggtgtaaaaagcatagaggtcaagtgaataaatttggaggtttcaaAAGAAAAACTCTTACCTCTTTAGATGGATCAAAACCTTTGTATGAATACCCATCTAGAATATCTATTTGATTGGATAATGAAGTTGAACAACTTGACAATTCTATAATACAGGTGTAGAAATAAGAAGAAAGTGATCagaataaaggagaagaaaagagacaaGATATAGGGTGTAAAAAAATGATGGTAAGGTACGATCATTTTATataagttataattttttttaataacgaTGCATCAATTAAGGGTTTTGTTGTGCTAATGACATATTATAACTGATATGGTTTTTATGAATACCAAATTGATTGAAAAATAACATTAACTCTCAATTTATTGATGCAtaaattattgattgttttgagtaATATTGTTATGGGTAAATTTGGTATGTGAAAAATTAGAAGTAGACCCATCATGCTAATATAGGAAAGTAAGCTGATGTGGATGCTTAGTCactggaccgcaattaacaaaatTTGTCTTCCAGATTACAATCAAAACAGGTTATGGTTTTTGGACTTATATATGGATTTAAATGGATTGTAAGTGTTATATAAGAGTAATTGGtgaatttttttggtttttgattgggGGTGAGGTGATTATGTTAACAAGTTAGTAACACACTCATTCAATCAGTATTTAGACTAGAATTTTGGAAGATACCTCAGTAAATGCATACTAATCCCCGGACTCCCCTCCGTAGGCGCACCGAACTCAAAGGTCTCTAGTGCTTGctggattttttcttcttcttttttatgaaattattaaaatatgagttattattgaaaataagaagaaattaTTTATTGCTCCGTATATTAAGATGTTTATTTGGTACAAATAGCAACGTGAAACATTATTTCCTCATCAGGTGATGTAAGATCCTCTACAAGTTCACAGTCTAACGGTTTTGTCAAATCAGTCATTTTCAGTAACTTGCATtgaagttttggttttggtattcAATTAGGTAGGATAATATTTATATCACTAAAGGAGTTATCGTCAACTTGCGAATGTTAAATTACGTTTGTACGTTCACACTCACAATTGCAAAATAGGTATAAATAATGGATTGTTGTTGATAATACATATCACAAAAATATATGCATTAGTGTAGTAGCTAGCCATGGATTCAAAGGTATTTTGTTTCATGTTTCTAGCACTCTTCCCAGTCTTCTCAACATCAGAGCCTTGGGCAATTATTTTTCCACCTGTAAATGAAGATGGTAAGACATACCAAAGGTTTAATGGTCAAGCTTATATGTGCAAGGAAATAGGGCCAAAGTGCCAATATTGGTTATTAAGTGGTGAAGCAAATAAATATTGTAAAGCAGAGTGCAAAAAGAAAGGGTACCCCGAAGCTGAATGCACCTCTACCGGGTGGGTTCAAAAGGAATGTTTTTGCTACGAACCTTCCGGATGGCCTAGAAATGGTTTTTTTATCTTTTGAGCAAACCTAGAAAGCTAACCCTAAGAGGTAGCTTCAGATTCtttaatatatattcataatgATCGATTAAAGAAATGCATTCATATATGGTCTTTGACTTGccactttattttaattttatgggAGATTTCTGTTGATGACACATCAGTAAAAATaatgcatttttcttttataaaagaTTATTGTCAACCGAGAGCTGTTATGAAATTCGCACTCCTCACTTCCTTTTATATTTGAAATCCAtacaaaaagataaattttaaattattaaaaAGGAAAGATGATGGGTGAACTCAATTATAAATTCCGATCCCTAAAAATTTATagctttcaatttcattttttcCAATCTCAATTGAGTTTACCTAAAATTTCATTACAATTTGCGTCATCGTAAAAATTTTGTTGATAtatttatgaattttcaaatccTCAATATTTTTGTGCGTGGAGGGGATAGACCCttttcagaaaccaaagacTTCTATCGCTTTATCTTCTTCATCTCAGAACAAGTTCAAAACAATTTTTTGGATTTGATGATTCATCTTTATAAgcatagagaaaaaaatgaatgacAACTCAATTAGATATAAAAATTGTGACACTAAACAGTAATAGCATAGCAACAATGCGTTCCTCGTCAATCGCCGCTCCACTCCCGCAGGGGCGGAGTAGTGTTAAACATTTACACATTTATTCTAAGAGGTAGACAGAGATTTGGAAAAAAGATGCAGAAACCAAATTCAGTGAAAAAGCGTCGGTGGCTCAGTGGCGCTTATTTCCTGTTGCTAGTTCCCAAGCCTGTATTATGTGGTTCACGATTTCCTCAACTCCTTGCCCGTGTTTCACCTGAGCAAAGACATATAGGTTCACAAGGATATGAATCATGGAAACTGAAATTTAACATTTGAAGCAATTCCGAAAGCCATAGACATCAAATAAGACCTATACAgataaaaatttgaaatttgtcaCGGTAACATGAAAGATTTGCGAATGGAGACAGGGTTGTAGTGTCTCTTTTCTGCCAAGAATAAGTGATATCATGGGAAAATATAGCTAGATATAACTAACATAgattataataataatagtatagaccTTTCAATATACTTCTACAATGCAAAAATGCTAGCTAACTAACTTAACCATTCAATCAACCAACCTGAGCAAAGACAAATGGCCCTCCATCTCGCATTCGAAGTGCGTCACGCTCCAACTGCTTGTGCAAGGTCAGTCTTGTTTATCACCTACAATCAAATGTTGTCGAGTCACACATATGAATTCCTCATCAAAGGTTATCAAGTCACAATCAAACAACTAACAGTATAGGATATAGCATCCACAACAAAGTCAGCAGCAGTGAATATCAGAAAACCACATACCAGAAGGTCAGCTTGAGTGATTCCAGGGCCACCTTTTCGTGGAATTTTATCACCACCAGATACATCTATGATGTAAATAATATAGTCAGCCAGCTCCCTGCTGAAGTTCGCAGCTAAATTATCTGCACCCAAACAAATCAAATTGGGAATTGTTTCAATCAAACAATAAAATATGACTATGAAAAAGCTTGATCCAACAATTGGTTGGTCATTCACATACAAAATATCCCAATTTTTGCAACTTCACAGTAAGTAGTTCCATCCCAAGTTGTTGTGTAAAGGTTTTCTCACATATTAATCTCTTTAAAGATAAACTACATAAAGCCTTTCAGTTTCAAGTTCAATAATGAAATTCTAGTACTACTATCATCATGCATCACCATTAGTCATTTGCAACAATTCAACCTAAGTATTCAAGTCAGTTCATATCTAGGGTTCCTCATCTAATTGCCTCTGGAAAGTACCTCCGCCTGATTCACAAAGAAGTATGTCTGCCTTGTACAAGTTAGAAAGCTCCTCAAGAGGGCCTAGATTAATGCTGATGTCTTCGCGAATTGCAGCATGAGGGCATCCCCCAGTTTCCACAGAACGTATTCTCTCTTCAGGAAGTGCTCCATGCTTCACCAAGAAATCACCATCCTCTTTGGTGAATATATCATTTGTCACCTGCAATAATCACActtgttcttcttcatcagTGCAATCTTTATATCCCACATCGCCGCATCAAGCTATGACTTGGGTATTTCTCTGTGGCTGCCTCAATCTCAATCAACTAGAAACACTGCTAGGCAGTGCAGATGTTAACAAATTCTACGCAAAAGGTCACAATATGATTTTACAAAAAGTGACAGATTTTGAAGTATCCAACAAATAAGGCACTGAGAGTATCCAACagatttaatttgtttttaccCCCTTGCATAGTCTCTAGCAAATTCGAGTCTTCTTTGACTTAATGCATTTAGATAACCTAATGCGCACAATGCATTTAGTGGGGTGTATCCACGAGTCTTCTTTGACTTAATGCATTTAGATAACCTAATGCGCATAATGCAGAAACAAAGAATGATGAGCTTCCTATCGATCAGCTATTGTCCTAAAAGTAATCACATAATTGGGTTTCTACATATGGCCTTGGAACCTCCCTGCATAACCAAATTCGCTGCCGCACCCCCC
It encodes:
- the LOC112203076 gene encoding urease accessory protein G-like, encoding MERRLGQLSVTNDIFTKEDGDFLVKHGALPEERIRSVETGGCPHAAIREDISINLGPLEELSNLYKADILLCESGGDNLAANFSRELADYIIYIIDVSGGDKIPRKGGPGITQADLLVINKTDLAQAVGA